Proteins co-encoded in one Leptospira inadai serovar Lyme str. 10 genomic window:
- a CDS encoding ParB N-terminal domain-containing protein yields MKIRVSDIKVKNRIRKDLGDLQSLRTSIQTLGLLHPIIIDLDNKLVSGERRLECVKSLGWEYVDVRIVDVQSKKERILIEAEENNVRLPFSSDEQDRVRKLLQRYSYTSFLGRLWAWLLDLWDWFMDWIFRK; encoded by the coding sequence ATGAAAATTCGGGTTTCCGATATCAAGGTCAAAAATCGAATTCGCAAGGATTTAGGCGACCTCCAAAGTCTTCGCACTTCCATTCAAACTCTCGGCCTTTTGCATCCGATCATTATCGATTTAGACAATAAACTGGTTTCCGGGGAAAGACGACTCGAGTGTGTTAAGTCTCTTGGTTGGGAATATGTGGACGTTAGAATCGTGGACGTTCAAAGCAAAAAAGAACGAATCCTAATCGAGGCCGAAGAAAATAATGTCCGCTTACCTTTCTCCTCCGACGAGCAAGATAGAGTTCGCAAACTCCTGCAACGCTATTCTTACACGAGCTTTTTAGGAAGGCTTTGGGCTTGGTTATTGGATCTTTGGGACTGGTTCATGGACTGGATTTTCAGAAAATAA
- the lipL32 gene encoding major surface lipoprotein LipL32 yields MKKSLILMVSAILASFTACHGGLPSLKSSIPLPDTGLSAPSVPGVAAPKPMLGYSETVNYWGFIKPGQKSDGIVDGNKKAYYLYVWVPAAVAEIGVRMISPTGEIGEPSSSDIVSDSFKAATPEEKSMPNWFDTWVRVERMAAIMPDQIDAASKKPAVQKLKDDDDGDDTYHEERHAKYNSLTRITIPNIPKSLDELKNIDTKKLLVRGLYRIAFTTYKPGEVKGSFVATVGVLGVPGTPGLSPIVHSNPVELEKQAIAAEEALKKALSGAKK; encoded by the coding sequence ATGAAAAAGTCTTTGATTCTTATGGTGTCTGCAATTCTTGCGAGCTTTACTGCTTGTCACGGCGGATTACCATCTCTTAAAAGCTCCATCCCACTCCCAGATACCGGACTTAGCGCTCCGTCAGTTCCGGGTGTTGCCGCTCCAAAACCGATGTTAGGTTATTCTGAAACTGTTAACTACTGGGGATTCATTAAGCCTGGTCAAAAAAGTGACGGAATTGTAGACGGAAATAAAAAAGCATATTATCTATATGTTTGGGTTCCTGCTGCAGTTGCTGAAATCGGTGTTCGTATGATTTCTCCTACCGGTGAAATCGGAGAGCCAAGTTCTTCGGACATCGTGAGTGATAGCTTCAAAGCCGCTACTCCGGAAGAAAAAAGCATGCCGAACTGGTTCGATACTTGGGTCCGTGTCGAGCGTATGGCGGCAATTATGCCAGACCAAATCGACGCGGCTTCCAAAAAACCGGCGGTTCAAAAACTGAAAGACGATGATGACGGCGATGACACTTACCATGAAGAGCGTCACGCAAAATACAACTCTCTCACTCGGATCACCATTCCGAACATTCCAAAAAGCTTGGACGAGTTGAAAAACATCGACACTAAAAAACTTTTAGTTCGCGGTTTATATAGAATCGCTTTCACCACCTACAAACCAGGTGAAGTGAAAGGATCCTTCGTTGCTACGGTCGGCGTTTTAGGCGTTCCGGGAACTCCTGGACTTTCTCCGATCGTTCATTCCAATCCTGTTGAATTAGAAAAACAAGCTATTGCCGCGGAAGAAGCTCTTAAGAAAGCTCTTTCCGGAGCTAAAAAATAA
- the metK gene encoding methionine adenosyltransferase: MSLKDFIFTSESVSEGHPDKVCDQISDAILDAYLAQDPKSRVACESLVTTNLVVVAGEVTSKGKVDAAEIARDVIRDIGYTDITMGFDADFAVVSTHIHAQSPDISQGVTEGEGLFKEQGAGDQGLMFGFAINETPELMPMPIYYSHELVKYLAQLRHGKKFAWLRPDVKSQVTVEYKDGKPVRVDTVVISTQHTPDVNHKTIEETVIEECIKKVIPANFLKDTKFFINPTGQFIIGGPHGDTGLTGRKIIVDTYGGYGRHGGGAFSGKDPSKVDRSAAYMGRYIAKNVVASGLASQCEVQLAYAIGVAEPVSVHVDTFGTGTLPEAEIVKRIRANFKLTPRGITESLKLLEKGRKYRETAAYGHFGRSGETFTWEKTDKAEALKG, from the coding sequence ATGTCCCTGAAAGACTTTATCTTCACTTCGGAATCGGTCTCGGAAGGTCATCCCGACAAGGTCTGCGATCAAATTTCAGACGCTATTCTCGACGCTTACCTCGCACAGGATCCGAAATCAAGGGTTGCTTGCGAATCTTTAGTGACAACCAATCTCGTTGTAGTTGCCGGCGAGGTGACTAGCAAAGGAAAAGTGGACGCTGCCGAAATTGCCAGGGACGTTATCCGTGATATCGGTTATACGGATATTACTATGGGATTCGACGCCGATTTCGCGGTTGTATCGACTCATATACACGCGCAAAGTCCCGATATCTCTCAGGGAGTTACCGAGGGAGAAGGGCTCTTTAAGGAACAAGGAGCAGGAGATCAGGGACTAATGTTCGGCTTCGCGATCAACGAAACTCCGGAACTCATGCCGATGCCTATTTATTATTCTCATGAACTAGTCAAATACCTTGCTCAGCTTAGACACGGAAAGAAATTCGCTTGGCTGCGTCCGGACGTAAAATCCCAGGTTACCGTCGAATACAAAGACGGAAAACCCGTTCGAGTGGATACCGTCGTTATTTCGACTCAACATACTCCGGATGTAAATCATAAGACGATCGAAGAAACCGTTATCGAAGAATGTATTAAGAAAGTAATTCCGGCAAACTTTTTGAAAGACACGAAGTTCTTTATTAATCCTACCGGGCAATTCATCATCGGCGGACCTCACGGGGATACCGGATTGACCGGCCGTAAAATCATCGTGGATACGTATGGCGGTTACGGTCGTCATGGTGGAGGCGCCTTCTCGGGAAAAGATCCTTCTAAAGTGGATCGTTCTGCGGCATACATGGGGCGTTACATCGCGAAGAACGTTGTCGCATCCGGACTGGCTTCGCAATGCGAGGTTCAATTAGCGTATGCGATCGGAGTTGCCGAGCCCGTTTCCGTTCATGTCGATACGTTCGGTACCGGAACTCTGCCCGAGGCGGAGATCGTAAAACGAATTCGTGCCAATTTCAAACTCACTCCTCGCGGAATCACCGAGTCGCTCAAACTGCTGGAAAAAGGCAGAAAATACCGCGAAACGGCCGCGTATGGTCACTTTGGTCGTAGCGGAGAAACCTTTACCTGGGAAAAAACCGACAAAGCGGAGGCTTTGAAAGGCTAA